One part of the Marichromatium purpuratum 984 genome encodes these proteins:
- the metA gene encoding homoserine O-succinyltransferase MetA codes for MPIVAHNDLPTFSRLREEGQTILEPNRALQQDIRELHIGLLNMMPDPALAATERQFFRLIGQSNQIAQFYIHPFTLDGLKRSDEARAYIERYYESFDTIRAEGLDALIITGANVTGPELADEPFWAPLIEVVEWASEYVCSTLFSCLATHAVLQFAYGQRRRRLMEKRWGVYPHRVFDRSHPLVSNVNTCFDVPHSRYNEVSRAQFEAAGLHVLAESAAGVHLAVSADGLRQVFFQGHPEYDTISLLKEYKREVRLFFAGQRAEYPPFPEAYFGLQARAILDEYRARVVAAQARGDALPPFPEARIVAGLDNTWHDTAEGVLGNWMGLIYQVTNSDRKLPFMPHIDPRDPLALSWRRDEAVHPS; via the coding sequence ATGCCCATCGTCGCCCACAACGATCTGCCCACCTTCAGCCGGTTGCGCGAGGAGGGGCAGACCATCCTCGAGCCCAATCGCGCGTTGCAGCAGGACATCCGCGAGCTGCACATCGGGTTGTTGAACATGATGCCGGACCCGGCGCTGGCGGCCACCGAGCGGCAGTTCTTCCGGCTGATCGGTCAGAGCAACCAGATCGCCCAGTTCTACATCCACCCCTTCACCCTCGACGGGCTCAAGCGTAGCGACGAGGCCCGCGCCTATATCGAGCGCTATTACGAGTCGTTCGACACCATTCGCGCCGAGGGGCTGGATGCGCTGATCATCACCGGCGCCAACGTCACCGGCCCGGAGCTGGCCGACGAGCCGTTCTGGGCGCCGTTGATCGAGGTGGTGGAATGGGCCAGTGAGTACGTCTGTTCGACCCTGTTCTCCTGTCTGGCGACCCATGCGGTGCTGCAGTTCGCCTATGGCCAGCGTCGTCGGCGCCTGATGGAGAAGCGCTGGGGGGTCTATCCGCACCGGGTGTTCGATCGCTCCCATCCCCTGGTGAGCAACGTCAACACCTGTTTCGACGTGCCGCACTCGCGCTACAACGAGGTCTCGCGCGCCCAGTTCGAGGCCGCCGGCCTGCACGTGCTCGCCGAGAGCGCGGCCGGGGTGCACCTGGCGGTGAGCGCCGATGGGCTGCGTCAGGTCTTCTTCCAGGGCCACCCGGAGTACGACACCATCTCGCTGCTCAAGGAGTACAAGCGTGAGGTGCGTCTGTTCTTCGCCGGTCAGCGCGCGGAATATCCGCCCTTCCCCGAGGCCTACTTCGGGCTGCAGGCGCGGGCCATCCTCGACGAGTATCGCGCTCGGGTGGTCGCGGCGCAGGCACGGGGGGATGCGCTGCCGCCCTTCCCCGAGGCGCGGATCGTCGCCGGACTCGACAACACCTGGCACGACACCGCCGAGGGCGTGCTCGGCAACTGGATGGGCCTGATCTATCAGGTCACCAACAGCGATCGCAAGCTTCCCTTCATGCCGCATATCGACCCGCGCGACCCGCTGGCCCTGAGCTGGCGTCGCGATGAGGCGGTGCATCCAAGCTGA
- a CDS encoding ATP-binding cassette domain-containing protein, protein MSLLSLDDVSLSYGLPPLLDGVSFTIERGERVCLIGRNGAGKSTLMRIVAGEVQPDGGQRRVGQGMRIAKLDQELPVGHEASVFEVVAGGLGELGELVREYFTCSHALGADAGEDELARLARLQQRLDDEGGWEIEQRTERVISRLGLDPQARFEALSGGQQRRVLLARALVTEPDLLLLDEPTNHLDIDSIDWLESFLVDFQGALLFITHDRRFLQRLATRILELDRGKLTDWPGDYANYLRRREERLHAEAQAAAQFDRRLAEEERWIRQGIKARRTRNEGRVRALEAMREARRARREQQGQARIRVDAGERSGKLVVEAEGLAHTWGEKTVIRDFSTLILRGDKVGVIGPNGAGKSTLLKLLLGALEPQQGRVRLGTNLEVAYFDQLRAQLDPERSVQDNVAEGSDQIEVEGRSLHVLSYLKDFLFTPERARQPVKALSGGERNRLLLAKLFTRPANLLVLDEPTNDLDAETLELLDELLVNFQGTLLLVSHDRALLDNVVTSTLVFEGDGRIGEYVGGYTDWQRQQARREAEAAAAERERARPAKTAPAPRPKREGGKLGYKETRELAELPARIESLEQAQAELHARMADPAFYREAGEAVATTRAELEAVERELEQAFVRWEALEARRG, encoded by the coding sequence ATGAGCCTACTCAGTCTCGATGATGTTTCCCTCTCCTATGGTCTGCCGCCGTTGCTCGACGGTGTCTCCTTCACCATCGAGCGGGGCGAGCGCGTCTGTCTCATCGGTCGTAACGGCGCCGGCAAGTCGACGCTGATGCGGATCGTCGCCGGCGAGGTCCAGCCCGATGGCGGCCAGCGCCGGGTGGGGCAGGGGATGCGTATCGCCAAGCTCGATCAGGAGTTGCCGGTCGGTCATGAGGCGAGCGTGTTCGAGGTCGTCGCCGGTGGACTCGGCGAACTCGGCGAGCTGGTGCGCGAGTATTTCACCTGCTCGCACGCCCTCGGCGCCGATGCCGGCGAGGACGAGCTGGCGCGGCTGGCGCGGCTGCAGCAGCGGCTCGACGACGAGGGCGGCTGGGAGATCGAACAGCGCACCGAGCGAGTGATCTCGCGCCTCGGGCTGGACCCGCAGGCACGCTTCGAGGCGCTCTCCGGCGGTCAGCAACGCCGCGTGCTGCTCGCCCGTGCCCTGGTCACCGAGCCCGATCTGCTGCTGCTCGACGAGCCGACCAACCATCTCGACATCGACTCGATCGACTGGCTCGAGTCCTTCCTCGTCGACTTCCAGGGGGCGCTGCTGTTCATCACCCATGATCGCCGCTTCCTGCAGCGGCTCGCCACCCGCATCCTCGAACTCGATCGCGGCAAGCTCACCGACTGGCCGGGCGACTACGCCAACTATCTGCGCCGGCGCGAGGAGCGGCTCCACGCCGAGGCCCAGGCCGCCGCCCAGTTCGATCGCCGGCTCGCCGAGGAAGAGCGCTGGATCCGTCAGGGCATCAAGGCCCGGCGCACCCGCAACGAGGGCCGGGTGCGCGCGCTCGAGGCGATGCGCGAGGCGCGCCGGGCGCGGCGCGAGCAGCAGGGGCAGGCGCGGATCCGCGTCGACGCCGGCGAGCGCTCGGGCAAGCTGGTGGTGGAGGCCGAGGGGCTTGCCCACACCTGGGGCGAGAAGACGGTGATCCGCGACTTCTCCACCCTGATCCTGCGCGGCGACAAGGTCGGGGTGATCGGTCCCAACGGTGCCGGCAAGAGCACCCTGCTCAAGCTGCTGCTCGGCGCGCTCGAACCGCAGCAGGGGCGGGTGCGGCTCGGGACCAATCTGGAGGTTGCCTATTTCGATCAGCTGCGCGCCCAGCTCGACCCCGAGCGCAGCGTCCAGGACAACGTCGCCGAGGGCAGCGACCAGATCGAGGTCGAGGGCCGCAGCCTGCACGTGCTCTCCTATCTCAAGGACTTCCTGTTCACCCCGGAGCGGGCGCGCCAGCCGGTCAAGGCGCTCTCCGGCGGCGAGCGCAATCGCCTGCTGCTGGCCAAGCTGTTCACCCGACCGGCCAACCTGCTGGTGCTCGACGAGCCGACCAACGATCTCGACGCCGAGACCCTGGAGCTGCTCGATGAGCTGCTGGTGAACTTCCAGGGCACCCTGCTGCTGGTCAGCCACGACCGCGCGCTGCTCGACAACGTGGTCACCAGCACCCTGGTGTTCGAGGGTGATGGGCGGATCGGTGAGTATGTCGGCGGTTATACCGACTGGCAGCGTCAGCAGGCGCGTCGCGAGGCCGAGGCGGCCGCCGCCGAGCGCGAACGCGCCCGCCCGGCCAAGACGGCGCCGGCGCCGCGGCCCAAGCGCGAGGGCGGTAAGCTCGGCTACAAGGAGACCCGCGAGCTGGCCGAGTTGCCGGCGCGGATCGAGTCGCTCGAGCAGGCCCAGGCCGAGCTGCACGCGCGCATGGCCGATCCCGCGTTCTATCGCGAGGCGGGCGAGGCGGTGGCGACGACGCGTGCCGAACTTGAGGCGGTGGAGCGCGAGCTGGAGCAGGCCTTCGTGCGCTGGGAGGCGCTCGAGGCGCGGCGTGGTTGA
- a CDS encoding Crp/Fnr family transcriptional regulator: MVKSVTLRDAWSGEANCLNCSLRASVLFAGLEETDFERIHDPIDQFTLKPGTALYQAGDAAGFMFTVRSGALKLVQYLPDGSQRIVRIVRTTDVLGLEALLEESYHHDAVALQPTEVCRFPARAVRELGIENPALHRELMARWQHALSEADAWLTELSTGSARQRVSRLLLRLVRDRQTSECQLFSREDMGAMLGVTTETASRTIAEFKRQSLLVETAPNTFLLDIPNLRRIAED, translated from the coding sequence ATGGTGAAGAGCGTCACACTTCGGGATGCCTGGTCCGGAGAGGCAAACTGCCTGAACTGCTCGCTGCGAGCCTCGGTGCTGTTCGCCGGGCTCGAGGAGACGGACTTCGAGCGCATCCACGACCCGATCGACCAGTTCACGCTGAAACCAGGCACCGCCCTCTATCAGGCCGGCGACGCCGCCGGGTTCATGTTCACGGTCCGCAGCGGGGCGCTCAAGCTGGTGCAGTACCTCCCCGACGGCAGCCAACGCATCGTACGCATCGTGCGCACCACCGACGTGCTCGGGCTCGAGGCGCTGCTCGAGGAGAGCTACCACCACGATGCCGTCGCCCTGCAACCGACCGAGGTCTGCCGCTTCCCGGCGCGCGCGGTGCGCGAGCTGGGGATCGAGAACCCGGCACTGCACCGCGAGCTGATGGCGCGCTGGCAACACGCCCTGAGCGAGGCCGACGCCTGGCTCACCGAACTCTCGACCGGATCGGCCCGACAGCGCGTCTCGCGCCTGCTGCTGCGGCTGGTGCGCGACCGCCAGACCAGCGAATGCCAGCTGTTCAGCCGCGAGGATATGGGCGCCATGCTCGGTGTCACCACCGAGACGGCCAGTCGCACCATCGCCGAGTTCAAGCGTCAGAGCCTGCTGGTCGAGACCGCGCCCAACACCTTCCTGCTCGATATCCCCAACCTGCGCCGCATCGCCGAGGACTGA
- a CDS encoding cytochrome ubiquinol oxidase subunit I: MLDSTMIELSRWQFASTAMYHFLFVPLTLGLSWILVIMESVYVMTGREIYRDMTKFWGKLFGINFALGVTTGLTMEFQFGTNWAYYSHYVGDVFGAPLAIEGLMAFFLESTFIGLFFLGWERLSKRQHLTVTFLTALGSNLSALWILIANGWMQHPVGAEFSYETMRMEMTSFMEVVFNPVAQVKFVHTVAAGYVTASMFVLGISAWYMLKGRDLAFAKRSFSVAVGFGLASILSVILLGDESGYEVGDVQKVKLAAIEAEWHTEEAPAAFTLYGRPSNEDEETHDAVKIPWLLGLIATRSLDQEVEGLKDLMHEHEVRIRSGMIAYDYLERLRGGEDTPANRAVFEEHKDDLGYGLLLKPYTDNPAEATEEQIQLAVKDSIPEVAPLFWTFRVMVAAGVWMLLLLALGFYYNAKRVIQEKRWLLRLFLYSIPVPWIAAETGWFVAEFGRQPWAIGEVLPTSIAASSLTVNDLVISLTGFILFYTLLFMIEMYLMFKFARLGPSSLHTGRYHHERLASPSAGMTPATAPQKQSD, encoded by the coding sequence ATGCTCGACAGTACCATGATCGAACTCTCGCGGTGGCAGTTCGCCAGCACCGCGATGTATCACTTCCTGTTCGTCCCCCTGACCCTGGGTCTGTCCTGGATCCTGGTGATCATGGAGAGCGTCTATGTGATGACCGGTCGCGAGATCTATCGCGACATGACCAAGTTCTGGGGCAAGTTGTTCGGTATCAACTTCGCCCTCGGTGTCACCACCGGTCTGACCATGGAGTTCCAGTTCGGGACCAACTGGGCCTATTACAGCCACTATGTCGGCGACGTCTTCGGCGCACCGCTGGCGATCGAGGGGCTGATGGCCTTCTTCCTCGAGTCGACCTTCATCGGCCTGTTCTTCCTCGGCTGGGAGCGGCTCTCCAAGCGCCAGCACCTGACCGTGACCTTCCTCACCGCGCTCGGCTCCAACCTCTCGGCGCTGTGGATCCTCATCGCCAACGGCTGGATGCAGCACCCGGTGGGAGCTGAGTTCAGCTACGAGACCATGCGCATGGAGATGACCAGCTTCATGGAGGTGGTCTTCAATCCAGTCGCCCAGGTCAAGTTCGTGCACACCGTCGCCGCCGGTTATGTCACCGCCTCGATGTTCGTGCTCGGGATCAGCGCCTGGTACATGCTCAAAGGCCGTGACCTGGCCTTCGCCAAGCGCTCGTTCTCGGTCGCGGTCGGCTTCGGCCTGGCCTCGATCCTGTCGGTGATCCTGCTCGGTGACGAGTCGGGCTACGAGGTCGGCGACGTGCAGAAGGTCAAGCTCGCGGCGATCGAGGCCGAATGGCACACCGAGGAGGCTCCGGCGGCCTTCACCCTCTACGGTCGACCGAGTAACGAGGACGAGGAGACGCACGACGCGGTGAAAATCCCCTGGCTGCTCGGGCTGATCGCCACCCGCTCGCTCGACCAGGAGGTCGAGGGGCTCAAGGATCTGATGCACGAGCACGAGGTGCGCATCCGCAGCGGCATGATCGCCTACGACTACCTCGAGCGACTGCGTGGCGGCGAGGACACTCCGGCCAACCGCGCGGTATTCGAGGAGCACAAGGACGATCTCGGCTACGGGCTGCTGCTCAAGCCCTATACCGACAACCCCGCCGAGGCCACCGAGGAGCAGATCCAGCTCGCGGTCAAGGACTCGATCCCCGAGGTCGCGCCGCTGTTCTGGACCTTCCGCGTCATGGTCGCCGCCGGGGTGTGGATGCTGTTGCTGCTGGCGCTCGGCTTCTACTACAACGCCAAGCGGGTGATCCAGGAAAAGCGCTGGTTGCTGCGCCTGTTCCTCTACAGCATCCCGGTGCCCTGGATCGCCGCCGAGACCGGCTGGTTCGTCGCCGAGTTCGGCCGTCAGCCCTGGGCCATCGGTGAGGTGCTGCCGACCAGCATCGCCGCCTCCAGCCTGACGGTCAACGACCTGGTGATCAGCCTCACCGGCTTCATCCTGTTCTACACCCTGCTGTTCATGATCGAGATGTATCTGATGTTCAAGTTCGCGCGACTCGGCCCGAGTTCGCTGCACACCGGGCGCTATCACCACGAACGTCTTGCCAGCCCGAGCGCGGGCATGACGCCGGCCACCGCCCCGCAGAAACAGAGCGACTGA
- the cydB gene encoding cytochrome d ubiquinol oxidase subunit II translates to MILDYEVLKFIWWVLVGVLFIGFAVTDGMDMGVGALLPFLGKNDSERRVIINTVGPHWDGNQVWLITAGGAIFAAWPLVYATAFSGFYFAMLLALFALFFRPVGFDYRSKIANPHWRNAWDWGLFIGGAVPALVFGIAFGNLLQGVPFHLDNLLRPYYTGSFFGLLNPFALLAGLVSLGMLVMHGAVWLQLRTAEPIAGRAKRMVKLAGLFTIIAFALAGLWLTLGVDGYRVSAMPALDATPNPLTKDVEIVPYAWLANYGTHPWTLLFPVLGFAGLGLAVLLSLRDRPGLGLVASSLGLTGIIVTAGAAMFPFIMPSSTNPDSSLIVWDAVSSHLTLTVMFWAAVIFVPLILMYTTWTYAKMWRRVTVEEIEAQDHLAY, encoded by the coding sequence ATGATTCTCGATTACGAAGTCCTGAAATTCATCTGGTGGGTGCTGGTCGGGGTGCTGTTCATCGGCTTTGCCGTCACCGACGGCATGGACATGGGCGTCGGCGCCCTGCTGCCCTTTCTCGGCAAGAACGACAGCGAGCGGCGAGTGATCATCAACACCGTCGGCCCGCACTGGGACGGCAATCAGGTGTGGCTGATCACCGCCGGCGGCGCGATCTTCGCCGCCTGGCCGCTGGTCTATGCGACCGCCTTCTCGGGGTTCTACTTCGCCATGCTGCTGGCGCTGTTCGCGTTGTTCTTCCGCCCGGTCGGCTTCGACTACCGCAGCAAGATCGCCAACCCCCACTGGCGCAACGCCTGGGACTGGGGGTTGTTCATCGGCGGCGCGGTCCCAGCGCTGGTGTTCGGCATTGCCTTCGGCAACCTGCTCCAGGGCGTGCCCTTCCATCTCGACAACCTGCTGCGCCCCTACTACACCGGCAGCTTCTTCGGTCTGCTCAATCCCTTCGCCCTGCTCGCCGGGCTGGTGAGCCTGGGGATGCTGGTGATGCACGGCGCGGTCTGGCTGCAGCTGCGCACCGCCGAGCCGATCGCCGGGCGCGCCAAACGGATGGTCAAGCTCGCCGGGCTGTTCACCATCATCGCCTTCGCCCTCGCCGGGCTGTGGCTGACGCTGGGAGTCGACGGCTATCGGGTGAGCGCGATGCCGGCACTCGACGCCACTCCCAATCCGCTGACCAAGGACGTCGAGATCGTCCCCTATGCCTGGCTGGCCAACTATGGCACTCACCCCTGGACGCTGCTCTTCCCGGTGCTCGGGTTCGCCGGACTGGGGTTGGCGGTGCTGCTGTCGCTGCGTGACCGACCAGGGCTCGGTCTGGTCGCCAGCAGTCTGGGACTGACCGGGATCATCGTCACCGCCGGGGCGGCGATGTTCCCCTTCATCATGCCCTCGAGCACCAACCCCGACAGCAGCCTGATCGTCTGGGACGCGGTGTCGAGTCACCTCACCCTGACGGTGATGTTCTGGGCAGCGGTGATCTTCGTCCCACTGATCCTGATGTACACCACCTGGACCTACGCCAAGATGTGGCGACGGGTAACGGTCGAGGAGATCGAGGCACAGGACCACCTGGCCTACTGA
- the cydX gene encoding cytochrome bd-I oxidase subunit CydX: MWYFSWLLGVLLALAFGVINVMWYESEQFRGPADDD; the protein is encoded by the coding sequence ATGTGGTACTTTTCCTGGCTCCTCGGCGTGCTGCTCGCGCTCGCCTTCGGGGTCATCAACGTGATGTGGTACGAGTCCGAGCAGTTCCGCGGCCCGGCCGACGACGACTGA
- a CDS encoding OmpA family protein gives MKHTALTKGTAAAAVVAVLISGCAADGSGMTETGQGAAIGTATGAAAGAIIGSFSGNAGRGALIGAVGGALAGGMVGAYMEEQRRDFERALADEIARGVIRVQLLPGDQLVVGMTGATSFEVDSDRIKPGFYSTMDKIAAIVRRYGKTELRVAGHTDSTGSASYNQTLSERRAVAVEGYLERSGVMPQRIFARGYGQDRPIASNASEAGRRLNRRVEITIVPIQARG, from the coding sequence ATGAAGCATACAGCGCTTACCAAGGGTACCGCGGCCGCCGCCGTGGTGGCGGTCCTGATCTCCGGCTGCGCCGCCGATGGCTCGGGGATGACCGAGACCGGCCAGGGGGCGGCGATCGGCACCGCCACGGGCGCCGCGGCCGGGGCGATCATCGGCTCGTTCAGCGGTAACGCCGGGCGCGGTGCGCTGATCGGCGCCGTCGGTGGCGCGCTCGCCGGCGGCATGGTCGGTGCCTACATGGAGGAGCAGCGGCGTGACTTTGAGCGCGCGCTGGCCGACGAGATCGCGCGCGGTGTGATCCGGGTGCAACTGCTGCCCGGCGATCAGCTGGTGGTGGGAATGACCGGTGCGACCAGCTTCGAGGTCGACTCCGATCGCATCAAGCCCGGTTTCTACAGCACCATGGACAAGATCGCGGCGATCGTGCGGCGCTACGGCAAGACCGAGTTGCGGGTCGCCGGTCACACCGACAGCACCGGCTCGGCGAGCTACAACCAGACGCTCTCGGAGCGTCGGGCCGTCGCCGTGGAGGGGTATCTGGAGCGTAGCGGCGTGATGCCGCAGCGTATCTTCGCGCGCGGTTATGGTCAGGACCGACCGATCGCGAGCAACGCGAGCGAGGCGGGACGCCGGCTCAACCGGCGGGTGGAGATCACCATCGTGCCGATCCAGGCGCGGGGCTGA
- a CDS encoding DUF2878 domain-containing protein, which translates to MSATPSLARILINLAAFQAGWFACVLGGAHQLPWLGVGVVALVAALHLTTTPERGSEARLLVLIAVMGALWDGLLARFGFLVYPSGMLLPWLAPVWIIAIWVAFATTLNVSLAWLQGRWYLAFTIGALGAPLAYYAGAKLGGVHFPDPVVALAVLGGGWSFLMPASLAIAARFARTAAERDTPEGPINSEGADA; encoded by the coding sequence ATGTCAGCAACCCCGTCGCTCGCCCGCATCCTCATCAACCTCGCCGCCTTCCAGGCCGGCTGGTTCGCCTGCGTGCTCGGCGGCGCGCACCAACTGCCCTGGCTCGGCGTCGGCGTGGTGGCGCTGGTTGCTGCACTGCACCTGACGACCACGCCCGAACGCGGCAGCGAGGCCCGGCTGCTGGTGCTGATCGCGGTCATGGGCGCGCTGTGGGACGGGCTGCTGGCACGCTTCGGCTTTCTCGTCTATCCCTCGGGGATGCTGCTGCCCTGGCTCGCCCCGGTGTGGATCATCGCTATCTGGGTAGCCTTCGCCACCACCCTCAACGTCTCGCTCGCCTGGCTCCAGGGCCGCTGGTACCTGGCCTTCACCATCGGCGCCCTGGGCGCGCCACTGGCCTATTACGCCGGTGCCAAACTCGGCGGCGTGCACTTTCCCGACCCAGTGGTGGCACTGGCGGTGCTCGGCGGCGGCTGGTCGTTCCTGATGCCGGCGAGTCTGGCAATCGCCGCGCGCTTCGCCCGCACCGCCGCCGAGCGCGACACACCCGAGGGACCCATCAACAGCGAGGGCGCCGATGCCTGA
- a CDS encoding DUF1295 domain-containing protein, producing the protein MPDLFVYGSGLAAALVLGICGWGASVIARDVSIVDALWSLFFLLMGLVYMLLIPETGPRALLVFVLLTLWAVRLSLHISRRNQGQGEDRRYRAIRADNDPGFWWKSLYLVFGLQAILAWVISLPLLGAMALPAPLGWLDALALALWCLGFAFEALADRQLAVFKAAPENAGQVMDRGLWRYSRHPNYFGEACIWWAFYLFALAAGAWWALIAPLLMTILLLRVSGVALLERDIGERRPGYRDYVARTNAFIPGPPRRAPAGGGDGR; encoded by the coding sequence ATGCCTGATCTCTTCGTCTATGGTTCGGGGTTGGCCGCCGCGCTGGTGCTCGGCATCTGCGGCTGGGGGGCGAGTGTGATCGCGCGCGACGTCAGCATCGTCGACGCGCTGTGGTCACTGTTCTTCCTGCTGATGGGGCTGGTCTACATGCTGCTCATCCCCGAGACCGGACCGCGTGCGCTGCTGGTCTTCGTGCTGCTGACGCTGTGGGCGGTGCGACTGAGCCTGCACATCAGCCGTCGCAACCAGGGCCAGGGCGAGGACCGGCGCTATCGGGCCATCCGCGCCGACAACGACCCCGGGTTCTGGTGGAAGAGTCTCTATCTGGTGTTCGGCCTGCAGGCGATCCTCGCCTGGGTGATCTCGCTGCCGCTGCTCGGCGCCATGGCGCTACCCGCCCCACTCGGCTGGCTCGACGCGCTGGCGCTGGCGCTGTGGTGCCTGGGCTTCGCCTTCGAGGCGCTGGCCGACCGCCAGCTGGCCGTCTTCAAGGCCGCCCCCGAGAACGCCGGACAGGTGATGGACCGCGGGCTGTGGCGCTACAGCCGTCACCCCAACTATTTCGGCGAGGCCTGCATCTGGTGGGCCTTCTACCTCTTCGCCCTCGCCGCCGGGGCCTGGTGGGCCCTGATCGCGCCGCTGTTGATGACGATCCTGCTGCTGCGCGTCTCCGGCGTCGCCCTGCTCGAGCGCGACATCGGCGAGCGTCGTCCCGGCTACCGCGACTATGTCGCGCGCACCAATGCCTTCATCCCCGGTCCACCGCGCCGCGCACCCGCTGGGGGCGGCGATGGGCGCTGA
- a CDS encoding lipocalin family protein has product MNRSLKSLAALAALLLVNACTETGGRPMDTVDQVDLQRFMGDWYVIANIPTFVEKGAHNAIESYALNPDGTIATTFTFHKDAFDGPLKTYNPKGFVLDTTTNAHWGMQFIWPFKGDFRIIWLAPDYSVTVIGRAKRDYVWIMARAPEIAPATYREILAFLAGIGYDTDRIERVPQQWETAS; this is encoded by the coding sequence ATGAACCGCTCACTCAAATCCCTGGCCGCGCTCGCCGCGCTGCTCCTCGTCAACGCCTGCACCGAGACCGGAGGCCGTCCCATGGACACCGTCGATCAGGTCGACCTGCAACGCTTCATGGGCGACTGGTACGTCATCGCCAACATTCCAACCTTCGTCGAGAAGGGCGCGCACAACGCCATCGAGTCCTACGCGCTCAACCCCGACGGCACCATCGCCACCACCTTCACCTTCCACAAGGACGCCTTCGACGGCCCGCTCAAGACCTACAACCCCAAGGGCTTCGTGCTCGACACCACCACCAACGCACACTGGGGGATGCAGTTCATCTGGCCGTTCAAGGGCGACTTCCGCATCATCTGGCTGGCCCCGGACTACAGTGTCACCGTGATCGGACGGGCCAAGCGCGACTATGTCTGGATCATGGCGCGCGCGCCCGAGATCGCCCCCGCGACCTATCGCGAGATCCTCGCCTTCCTCGCCGGCATCGGTTACGACACCGATCGCATCGAGCGGGTGCCGCAGCAGTGGGAGACGGCGAGCTAG